One Panicum virgatum strain AP13 chromosome 3N, P.virgatum_v5, whole genome shotgun sequence DNA segment encodes these proteins:
- the LOC120667996 gene encoding uncharacterized protein LOC120667996 — protein MANATAPSMNAMVDTITDAVETAIARSNAPSGPPRFMLQSAVRRALRDINEHRTPLRRSNGVLTADSARRSSPRTPSLQFALGTGPTHGAAMFVRRLGAPPSLLPRPPTPHPSALPRPSPSMTMMLPPVSSAVAAPWNEGGGTMAGRRGTPLASNSNAGAEAWPPGFAYDLDVALPPPPPLPRGSSYTDAAANRLRRGALPPGTALGTGFASSPTPGEAAPHL, from the coding sequence ATGGCGAACGCCACTGCTCCCTCCATGAACGCGATGGTGGATACCATCACCGACGCAGTTGAGACCGCAATCGCCCGCAGCAACGCCCCCAGTGGCCCTCCCCGCTTCATGCTGCAGAGCGCCGTCCGCCGGGCACTGCGCGACATCAATGAACATCGCACCCCGCTTCGCCGCTCCAATGGAGTTCTCACGGCAGACAGCGCTCGACGTTCGTCGCCGCGCACTCCATCGCTGCAGTTCGCCCTAGGCACTGGCCCGACGCATGGCGCGGCCATGTTCGTCAGGCGCCTGGGCGCTCCGCCGTCGTTGCTGCCAAGACCCCCGACGCCTCACCCGTCAGCTCTGCCGAGACCGTCACCGTCGATGACGATGATGCTGCCACCGGTGTCGTCCGCAGTCGCTGCACCATGGAACGAAGGAGGTGGAACCATGGCTGGACGCCGAGGCACTCCTCTGGCCTCCAACAGCAACGCCGGGGCGGAGGCTTGGCCTCCGGGATTCGCATACGACCTTGACGTCGCactcccgcccccgcccccgctgcCTCGTGGCTCCTCCTACACTGACGCGGCGGCAAATCGGCTGCGCAGGGGCGCCCTTCCGCCGGGAACGGCTCTTGGCACCGGATTCGCTTCTTCCCCGACCCCGGGGGAGGCGGCTCCGCACCTCTGA